A window from Henckelia pumila isolate YLH828 unplaced genomic scaffold, ASM3356847v2 CTG_466, whole genome shotgun sequence encodes these proteins:
- the LOC140872509 gene encoding uncharacterized protein → MLSGDSSEEEFSYDPKIEITLHRRRREARRKKEEDEIQTEIPEEEMAANANLSLRQLGTSDLNQQSLCITFHTLENYATFELKSGLIHLLPSFHGLTSEDPHKYLMEFHMVCTSMKPHGVTEEKIQLRAFPFSFKSAAKDWLYYLPSGSITTWTEMKRIFLEKYFPASRAANIRKEIYGIKQFMGESLHEYWERFKKSCASFSQHQISENLLIQYFHECLLPHDRNMLDAASGEVFVDKTPQAAMNLIENMAANSQKFGTNKSYHTPRQNNEVNVSSLEQQLIELTFLVRQMAVGNGQTAKAYGICTAMEHATDMFPTLQEGSIEQVNAAGGFPGPPQQKYDPYSNTYNPGWKDHHNLRYGNPPVNQPAPHVQPNNQAYRPPYPPQQRPHIPAPGNESKYPTLENSGGTVGNNNKQSGRELKVHEEVVQAPVQNEDERKSKVVESEPIQKEAPRGKFPPLSEYKPVAHFPLALKESRKDEGIKGLYENFRRCERKIPTKCKESGMFSIPSKIEDVQLDTSMLDLGASINVLQYSVYPSLKLRPLNETATVIQMTDRSTIYPRGVIEDVLGQVGNLVFPVDFYVLDMKNNDLKSPILLGRPFLKTSKSVIDVNNGTLTMKFDGEIVKFNIFDNLNFSSCESAVNNLDINDYLSQEHKKVVNECKLKEVVARPVKISLFDLQEPEAEEPKNSRNSKKRPKLTVKVLKWVKNRVSPPPQSEFQYDTSIIPLDMEEDDTTNT, encoded by the exons atgctttcaggtgactctTCTGAAGAAGAATTTTCATACGACCCGAAGATTGAAATaactttgcataggcgaaggagagaagctCGTAGGAAAAAAGAAGAGGACGAAATTCAGACTGAAATTCCTGAGGAAGAGATGGCTGCCAACGCAAATTTGAGCCTGAGACAACTGGGCACTTCTGATTTAAATCAGCAatctttatgcattacttttcatACTCTAGAAAATTATGCTACATTTGAGTTGAAATCcggattaattcacttactgccttcttttcatggtctcaCAAGTGAGGATCCCCACAAatacttgatggaattccatatggtatgcacgagtatgaaacctCATGGAGTAACAGAGGAGAAAATCCAActgagagcctttcctttctcttttaaGAGTGCAGCAAAGGATTGGCTGTACTATTTACCCTCTGGATCCATCACGACCTGGACTGAAATGAAGAGGATTTTTTTGGAGAAATATTTCCCAGCTTCTAGAGCAGCGAATATCAGGAAGGAAATATATGGGATCAAGCAATTTATGGGGGAATCACTTCacgaatactgggagcggttcaaaaagtCGTGTGCTAGCTTttcgcaacatcagataagtgaaaaccttttaattcaatatttccaTGAATGTTTGCTACCCCATGACAGGAATATGTTAGATGCGGCCAGTGGAGAAGTGTTTGTTGATAAGACACCACAAGCTGCAATGAACCTaatagagaatatggctgccaattcccaaaaatttggCACCAACAAAAGTTACCATACGCCACGACAGAataacgaggtaaatgtctcttctctTGAGCAACAATTAATTGAACTGACGTttcttgtgcgtcaaatggctgtagggaatggacagactgcgAAGGCATATGGAATTTGCACTGCTATGGAACATGCAACTGACATGTTTCCCACGCTTCAAGAGGGATCTATTGAACAAGTCAATGCAGCAGGAGGATTTCCAGGGCCACCACAGCAGAAGTATGATCCTtactccaacacatacaatccaggttggaaggatcatcacAATCTTAGATACGGAAACCCTCCGGTGAATCAGCCTGCACCTCACGTGCAACCAAATAATCAAGCATATAGGCCACCCTATCCTCCACAGCAGCGTCCTCACATTCCAGCGCCTG gaaacgagagcaagtatccaacactTGAAAACTCAGGGGGGACAGTTGGCAACAACAATAAACAG AGTGGAAGGGAGTTGAAGGTTCATGAAGAAGTGGTACAAGCACCAGTACAAAACGAAGATGAGAGGAAATCTAAGGTAGTGGAGAGTGAACCTATTCAAAAGGAAgcaccaagaggtaagtttcctcctctTTCTGAGTATAAACCTGTAGCTCATTTTCCCCTTGCATTGAAAGAGTCTAGGAAAGATGAAGGTATTAAGGGGTTGTATGAAaattttcgtagatgtgag AGAAAGATacctacaaaatgcaaggaGTCAGGTATGTTTTCGATTCCTAGTAAAATAGAAGATGTTCAGCTTGATACATCCATgttagatttaggagcatcgattaatgtCCTGCAATATTCTGTTTATCCTTCCTTAAAACTAAGGCCTTTGAATGAAACTGCAACTGTTATCCAGATGACTGATAGATCTACTATTTATCCTAGGGGTGTGATAGAGGATGTTCTTGGGCAAGTTGGTAATTTGGTTTTTCCTGTTGATTTTTATGTTCTTGACATGAAAAACAATGATTTGAAGAGCCCAATTTTGCTAGGaagaccatttcttaaaacttcAAAGTCTGTTATAGATGTTAATAATGGTACTCTCACTATGAAATTCGATGGGGAGATtgtcaagtttaatatttttgataaccTGAATTTTTCTAGTTGTGAAAGTGCTGTtaataatcttgatatcaatgatTACTTGTCACAAGAGCACAAGAAAGTTGTGAATGAGTGTAAGTTGAAGGAAGTAGTAGCAAGACCTGTTAAAATTTCTCTTTTTGATCTGCAGGAACCCGAAGCTGAAGAACCTAAGAATTCTAGGAATTCAAAGAAGAGACCAAAATTAACTGTGAAAGTGCtcaagtgggtgaag AACCGAGTGTCGCCACCTCCGCAGTCCGAGTTTCAATATGATACTTCCATTATTCCATTAGATATGGAAGAGGACGACACCACCAACacttga
- the LOC140872510 gene encoding uncharacterized protein: MLLEAPSWVQRKICLKKSFLVSAIIVALLATTLLTARNREKNLLEDISKEVSNMDLCDVISEVNMVGSNPREWWIDTGATHHICYDKDIFATLDESKNGEKLFMGNSATSDIKGQGKVILKMTSRKELTLNNVLYVPEIRKNLVSGSLLNKHGFRIVFESDKFVLSKYGIHERTAPYSPQQNGVAEGKNRTLKEMMNELLLSSGLSHNIWGEAVLTANYLLNKEEPGSSKRPHETMKQEVDHEVEPRRNERARIEKSFGPDFITFMMESEPQSFNEAVNSSEGPQWKEAINSEIESILQNHTWELVDLPPGSKPLGSKWIFKRKMKSDGTIDKYKVRLVIKGYRQCEGLDYFDTYSPVTRITSIRVILAIAALWNLEVHQMDVNTAFLNGDLEEKIYMKQPEGFSARGQENKVCKLVKFLYDLKQAPKQ, from the exons ATGCTGCTGGAGGCTCCAAGTTGGGTCCAAAGAAAGAtatgtttaaaaaaaagtttcttGGTAAGTGCTATAATTGTGGCGCTCCTGGCTACAACTCTGCTGACTGCAAGAAACCGTGAGAAAAATCTCTTGGAGGACATATCTAAAGAGGTTTCAAACATGGACCTGTGTGATGTCATTTCTGAAGTAAATATGGTTGGATCAAATCCAAGGGAATGGTGGATCGACACTGGTGCCACCCATCATATTTGTTATGACAAGGACATATTTGCTACTCTTGATGAATCAAAGAATGGTGAAAAATTGTTTATGGGCAATTCTGCTACCTCTGATATCAAAGGACAAGGGAAAGTGATCTTGAAAATGACATCCAGGAAAGAGCTGACTCTTAACAATGTATTAtatgtgccagaaattcgaaagaATTTGGTGTCTGGTTCGCTTTTGAATAAGCATGGTTTTCGTATTGTTTTTGAGTCAGATAAGTTTGTTTTGTCCAAATATGGAAT ACACGAAAGAACTGCACCTTATTCGCCtcagcaaaatggtgttgcagaggGGAAAAATCGCACtttgaaagaaatgatgaatgaACTGTTATTGAGTTCTGGTTTATCACATAACATATGGGGAGAAGCTGTTCTAACAGCTAATTATCTTTTAAATAAG GAAGAACCAGGTTCATCTAAAAGACCTCACGAGACAATGAAACAAGAGGTTGACCATGAGGTTGAACCTAGACGTAACGAAAGAGCTAGAATTGAGAAATCCTTTGGTCCGGATTTCATCACTTTCATGATGGAAAGTGAACCTCAAAGCTTCAATGAAGCTGTGAATTCATCTGAAGGACCTCAATGGAAAGAGGCTATAAATTCTGAAATAGAATCTATTTTGCAAAATCATACATGGGAACTAGTGGACCTTCCTCCAGGAAGTAAACCTCTAGGTtctaaatggattttcaaaaggAAGATGAAATCAGATGGAACAATAGATAAGTATAAAGTCAGATTGGTAATCAAGGGTTACCGTCAATGTGAAGGGCTTGATTACTTTGACACTTATTCTCCAGTAACAAGAATAACTTCAATCCGGGTGATACTTGCAATTGCCGCTTTGTGGAATCTTGAAGTacaccaaatggatgtaaaTACTGCTTTTCTAAATGGAGATTTAGAAGAAAAAATTTACATGAAACAACCTGAGGGATTTTCTGCACGTGGGCAAGAAAataaggtttgtaaattggtgaaGTTTTTGTATGACTTAAAGCAAGCACCAAAACAATGA